One segment of Clostridium ljungdahlii DSM 13528 DNA contains the following:
- a CDS encoding MerR family transcriptional regulator, with protein sequence MNYYIGEFSKKIGLSIDTLRYYEKLGLIYPERNKINRRIYSEKDVEWLKFIIRLKETNMPIKDIQYYSKLRYEGDKTLEERLKLLEEQMDRLTFERSKIEDNILHLEKKINTYKKMIAKTRVLK encoded by the coding sequence TTGAATTATTATATTGGAGAGTTTTCTAAAAAGATTGGTTTAAGTATTGACACATTGAGGTATTACGAGAAACTTGGTTTAATTTATCCTGAGAGAAACAAGATTAACAGAAGAATATATAGTGAAAAAGATGTAGAGTGGTTAAAGTTCATAATTCGTCTAAAAGAGACAAATATGCCAATTAAAGATATACAATATTATTCTAAATTGAGATATGAAGGAGACAAAACACTGGAAGAGCGATTAAAATTATTAGAAGAGCAAATGGACAGGTTAACTTTTGAAAGAAGTAAAATAGAAGATAATATACTGCATCTTGAGAAAAAAATCAATACATATAAGAAAATGATAGCTAAAACCAGGGTTCTAAAGTAG
- a CDS encoding carboxymuconolactone decarboxylase family protein, which yields MENRYEKGVNKLKEVDGTGGTEVVESLKDIAPDLGKYIIEFAFGDIYTRPTFDLKQRELVTLSALTTLGGCDKQLKVHINGALNVGITKKEIIEVFLQCIPYVGFPRVLNAVSVAKDIFLNN from the coding sequence ATGGAAAATAGATATGAAAAAGGAGTAAATAAGCTTAAGGAAGTTGATGGAACAGGGGGAACAGAAGTAGTAGAATCTCTTAAAGATATTGCTCCAGACTTAGGAAAATACATTATTGAATTTGCTTTTGGAGATATTTATACCAGACCAACATTTGACTTAAAACAGAGAGAACTTGTTACCTTATCTGCACTAACTACATTAGGTGGATGTGACAAACAACTAAAAGTTCATATTAATGGTGCCTTAAATGTTGGAATAACAAAAAAAGAAATTATAGAAGTTTTTCTACAGTGCATCCCTTATGTTGGTTTTCCAAGAGTCCTAAATGCCGTTTCAGTTGCAAAAGATATTTTCTTAAATAACTAA